One stretch of Oncorhynchus masou masou isolate Uvic2021 chromosome 9, UVic_Omas_1.1, whole genome shotgun sequence DNA includes these proteins:
- the LOC135545557 gene encoding ankyrin repeat and KH domain-containing protein 1-like isoform X7, with product MQDAVTGTRMLTDAFEDEIDSVTPRTPAVGMGVGATPGVGLRGIGIGVGGKKVRLFGEPGGPTTDRLDFKLAAAAVLSSGPGSNSDEDEVSEVESFILDQEDLENPIMKTASELLLSSATDGVDLRTVDPETQARLEALLEAAGIGKLSTADGKAFADPEVLRRLTSSVSCALDEAAAALTRMRAENTLNAGQADNRSLAEACSDGDVNAVRKLLDEGRSVNEHTEEGESLLCLACSAGYYELAQVLLAMHANVEDRGIKGDITPLMAAASGGYVDIVKLLLVHGADANAQSSTGNTALTYACAGGFVDVVKVLLKEGANIEDHNENGHTPLMEGASAGHVEVARVLLEYGAGINTHSNEFKESALTLACYKGHLDMVRFLLEAGADQEHKTDEMHTALMEACMSQDGHVEVARLLLDSGAQVNMPADSFESPLTLAACGGHVDLAALLIERGANLEEVNDEGYTPLMEAAREGHEEMVALLLAQGANINAQTEETQETALTLSCCGGFLEVADFLIKAGADIELGCSTPLMEAAQEGHLELVKYLLTAGANVHATTATGDTALTYACENGHTDVADVLLQTGADLEHESEGGRTPLMKAARAGHLCTVQFLISKGANVNRATANKDHTVVSLACAGGHLAVVELLLTHGADPTHRLKDGSTMLIEAAKGGHTNVVSYLLDFPNNILSVPAPDLCQLTPPSQDPSQVPRVPFQALAMVVPPQEPDRAPSNITTPPPPVASKGSSKQRHAATPSSPCSPGGVRPGPGPGDAEALPPFHLCQPLECIVEETEGKLNELGQRISAIEKAQLQSLELIQGEPLTKDKIEELKKSREEQVQKKKKILKELQKVERQLQLKTQQQFTKEYMEAKGLKEEQEAGQGPGPGPGEGANTTMPGVLTATPGVNTRTQPGSDTGSDEENREEEEEEEEEEDDEEFASFLFQDDEDEEDDDDDDDDDEVEDYAKLPQVDTILYRDGQQPPLPPSPSPHPLCSPHSHLHPPPPPLQTAFVPIQPLPEYSPCPADYPCPGSTSPELQRVLVGQQMLGQGQGLGSGMVGQQAPDGLMVASPAQTLTDTLDDIMAAAVGSRVPMLNTTTSPTPLSDPLSQTPSNMGSPPSPLPLYPSVDIDAHTESNHDTALTLACAGGHEELVSVLIARGANIEHRDKKGFTPLILAATAGHVGVVELLLDKGGDIEAQSERTKDTPLSLACSGGRQEVVELLLLRGANKEHRNVSDYTPLSLAASGGYVNIIKILLNAGSEINSRTGSKLGISPLMLAAMNGHVPAVKLLLDMGSDINAQIETNRNTALTLACFQGRAEVVSLLLDRKANVEHRAKTGLTPLMEAASGGYAEVGRVLLDKGADVNAPPVPSSRDTALTIAADKGHYKFCELLINRGAHIDVRNKKGNTPLWLAANGGHFDVVQLLVQAGADVDAADNRKITPLMAAFRKGHVKVVQYLVKEVNQFPSDIECMRYIATIADKELLKKCHQCMETIVKAKDQQAAEANKNASILLKELDLEKSREESKKQALAAKREKRKEKRKKKKEEQKKKQEEEEEEEEEQEQKTNKEEGEEDYEMQKQDDSAEEVDPPIDPPSATTTTTIGIPATSPSFSSVFGKRASVATTTSTNRKSKKNKTKDSSPSEPIIRQDPQQVVLAQHKANKIHGDLRGGAGGAGGTSDSDPLDSTDCASESSSSGGKSQELNFLPDLSSSSSSSSSSSSSGPSHSLQPGPEKRHCHTLHPVTVSISKPTQKAADMSELTPSSSVPSQFKTMSLPVTSSNSKSLTSPKRGQKREEGWKEVVRRSKKLSVPASVVSRIMGRGGCNITAIQDVTGAHIDVDKQKDKNGERMITIRGGTESTRHAVQLINSLIQDPAKELEDLIPRNHIRAPGSKTTSAPFPTPTGANLNLTIGAKALGSLVTSSGVSFQSSSSQTGGKMGKGLSGVRQPFPVSLPLAYAHPQLALLAAQTMHQIRLPRLPMAQFGGTFSPAASTWGPFPVRPLSPSSANSSPKHNGGSSGNNQTRSNLSSHNEHNNTSSTGSSVSSPSASNSQTTTTTGSPHTPNHPHGAQAQPSAPTPSSVRKQLFTSDPKHTGINSVSMVTATTVSSHSVRGTVSPAHQHTGLMATYAPNTPHPQVAPISQPPKSPPSAPTAPPGKEKLTPSLSQEGQHVSVNNVVSSGGFTAPAMAAPSKPEPRQQQQQPPPPLTSTTSSDPPPPLQSSSHLPPSSSAPSHKHPNSTVPHFSAPAPRISHRMQPPTGPYYQHPNQQQQQPFLPHNTQQQHEHPKQKLPQPPSMPPQPQSSMGLMNGSPMQQQVHGGAKPQQMPPNFGPAALFNHFSSMFDNNNQVGNNQVWGACHLPARSPPEQQYSAPPAYMGQMEGMMAPPPDSSKAPGYRSASQRMVNSPIALTSYATSMSGSPVYLHGPAAVGTPSFSRQHFSPHPWSAATSGESQAVPPPSTVPSSGPVAPPPHQAKQGSSQQDRKVPPPIGTERLARIRQTTVNPPLLQTSYTAPVGQGGIWSFGVGSASEAMSGWSQPLMGSHVIHPGLQADHTFSQYQPMEQDDTGISNPANYHQQHINHPNNYMDFPKGMAMSMYGGTMLPPNPPMGEGPGGAMFNGLHAADPAWSPIIKVVPNNADNTDPQQVWPGTWPPHVHLNHVN from the exons GCATTGGTAAACTGTCAACTGCGGATGGTAAAGCGTTTGCAGATCCCGAGGTGCTGCGGAGGCTGACGTCCTCAGTGAGCTGTGCCCTGGACGAGGCGGCTGCTGCCCTGACGCGCATGAGAGCAGAGAACACACTCAACGCTGGCCAGGCCGACAA CCGTAGTCTAGCAGAGGCGTGTTCGGACGGAGACGTGAACGCCGTGAGGAAGCTGCTAGACGAGGGGCGGAGCGTCAACGAACACactgaggaaggagagagtcTTCTCTGCCTTGCCTGCTCTGCTGGATACTATGAACTCGCacag GTGCTGCTCGCCATGCATGCCAACGTGGAGGACCGGGGGATTAAAGGTGACATCACTCCCCTGATGGCGGCGGCGAGCGGCGGTTACGTGGACATCGTCAAGCTGCTCCTGGTCCACGGGGCTGACGCCAACGCACAGTCCTCTACCG gtaACACAGCCCTGACGTATGCGTGTGCTGGGGGGTTTGTGGATGTGGTGAAGGTTCTCCTGAAGGAGGGGGCCAACATCGAGGACCACAATGAGAACGGACACACCCCTCTAATGGAGGGGGCAAGCGCGGGCCACGTGGAGGTGGCCAGGGTTCTGCTGGAGTACGGCGCCGGGATCAACACACACTCCAACGAGTTCAAGGAGAGCGCCCTCACACTCGCCTGCTACAAAG gtcATCTGGACATGGTGAGGTTTCTGCTGGAAGCCGGGGCAGATCAGGAGCATAAGACAGATGAGATGCACACAGCGCTGATGGAAGCCTGCA tGTCCCAGGATGGGCATGTGGAGGTGGCACGGCTGCTGTTGGACAGCGGGGCGCAGGTCAACATGCCAGCTGACTCCTTCGAGTCGCCCCTCACCCTGGCAGCCTGCGGCGGGCATGTGGATCTAGCAGCTCTGCTCATAGAGAGAGGGGCCAACCTAGAGGAG GTGAATGATGAAGGTTACACTCCTCTGATGGAGGCAGCCAGAGAAGGTCATGAAGAGATGGTGGCCCTGCTACTGGCTCAGG gTGCGAACATCAACGCCCAGACGGAGGAGACCCAGGAAACAGCCCTGACGCTGTCCTGCTGTGGAGGGTTCCTGGAGGTGGCCGACTTCCTCATCAAGGCCGGGGCCGACATCGAGCTGGGCTGCTCCACGCCTCTCATGGAGGCTGCACAGGAGGGTCACCTGGAGCTGGTCAAATACCTCCTGACTGCAG GGGCAAACGTGCACGCTACGACGGCGACAGGAGACACAGCGCTGACGTACGCGTGTGAGAACGGACACACTGATGTGGCCGACGTTCTACTGCAGACTGGAGCTGATCTG GAGCATGAGTCCGAGGGGGGGAGGACACCCCTGATGAAGGCAGCCAGAGCAGGACACCTCTGCACCGTGCAGTTCCTCATCAGCAAGG GTGCTAATGTGAACAGAGCGACGGCTAACAAGGACCACACGGTGGTGTCTCTGGCCTGCGCTGGAGGACACCTGGCTGTGGTAGAGCTGCTGCTGACGCACGGAGCTGACCCCACACACAGACTGAAg GACGGCTCGACAATGCTGATTGAAGCTGCTAAGGGAGGTCACACCAACGTGGTGTCCTATCTGCTAGACTTCCCTAACAACATCCTGTCTGTCCCCGCGCCCGACCTCTGCCAACTCACACCCCCCTCACAAGACCCCTCTCAG GTTCCTCGTGTCCCATTCCAAGCCCTGGCCATGGTGGTGCCCCCCCAGGAGCCAGACAGAGCCCCTTCCAACATCACCACACCCCCGCCACCTGTCGCCAGCAAAG GTTCGTCCAAGCAGAGACACGCTGCCACCCCTTCCAGCCCCTGCAGTCCAGGGGGGGTACGTCCCGGCCCGGGTCCCGGGGATGCAGAGGCCTTGCCCCCCTTCCACCTGTGCCAGCCCCTGGAGTGTATcgtggaggagacagaggggaagctTAATGAGCTGGGCCAGAGGATCTCAGCCATAGAGAAGGCACAGCTGCAGTCTCTGGAACTCATCCAGGGAGAGCCGCTCACCAAAGACAAGATTGAAGAGCTGAAGAAGAGCCGGGAGGAGCAG gtccagaagaagaagaagatcctGAAGGAGCTGCAGAAGGTGGAGCGCCAGCTGCAGTTGAAGACCCAGCAGCAGTTCACCAAAGAGTACATGGAGGCCAAGGGCCTGAAGGAAGAGCAGGAGGCAGGCCAGGGCCCGGGACCAGGGCCGGGGGAAGGGGCCAACACTACCATGCCTGGGGTCCTCACAGCAACACCAGGGGTTAACACGCGCACACAGCCCGGGTCGGACACAGGGTCtgacgaggagaacagagaggaggaggaggaggaggaagaagaagaggatgatgaggag TTTGCCTCGTTCCTATTCCAGGATGACGaagatgaggaggatgatgatgatgatgacgacgaCGATGAGGTGGAAGATTACGCTAAACTACCCCAGGTGGACACCATCCTCTACAGGGATGGACAGCAGCCCCCCCTGCCCCCCTCGCCCTCACCCCATCCCCTATGCTCCCCCCACTCccatctccacccccctcccccccccctccagactGCCTTCGTACCCATCCAGCCCCTACCTGAGTACAGCCCGTGCCCAGCTGACTACCCCTGCCCTGGCAGTACCAGCCCTGAGCTGCAGAGGGTACTGGTGGGCCAGCAGATGCTGGGTcaaggtcaggggttaggatcaGGGATGGTAGGGCAGCAGGCCCCAGACGGACTCATGGTGGCTTCGCCCGCTCAGACGCTTACAGACACGCTGGATGACATCATGGCAG CAGCGGTGGGCAGCAGAGTACCCATGTTGAACACTACAACGTCTCCAACCCCCCTGTCTGACCCCCTGTCACAGACCCCCTCCAATATGGGCTCACCCCCCTCCCCActgcccctctacccctctgtgGACATCGACGCACAC ACGGAGAGTAACCATGACACTGCGCTGACGCTGGCATGTGCCGGAGGACACGAGGAGCTGGTGTCTGTTCTCATCGCACGAGGAGCCAACATCGAGCATCGCGACAAGAAGG gcttCACCCCTCTGATCCTGGCTGCGACAGCGGGCCACGTAGGGGTGGTGGAGCTCCTTCTGGATAAAGGGGGTGACATAGAGGCCCAGTCGGAGAGAACCAAAGACACGCCCCTCTCCCTGGCCTGCTCAGGGGGACGACAAGAG gtGGTGGAGCTGTTGCTGTTGCGAGGAGCCAACAAAGAGCATCGTAACGTGTCAGACTACACCCCTTTGAGCCTGGCGGCGTCTGGAGGCTACGTCAACATCATCAAGATCCTCCTCAACGCCGGCTCAGAGATCAACTCCAG GACGGGCAGTAAGCTGGGTATCTCTCCCCTGATGCTGGCAGCGATGAATGGTCACGTCCCTGCGGTCAAGCTGCTGCTGGACATGGGCTCCGACATCAACGCTCAGATCGAGACTAACAGGAACACGGCTCTGACTCTGGCCTGCTTCCAGGGCCGGGCTGAGGTGGTCAGTCTGCTGCTGGACCGCAAGGCCAACGTAGAGCACAGAGCCAAG ACTGGTCTGACCCCTCTAATGGAGGCAGCGTCGGGGGGCTATGCTGAGGTGGGCCGGGTGCTGCTGGATAAAGGGGCTGACGTCAACGCCCCTCCTGTCCCCTCGTCCCGAGACACAGCCCTCACCATCGCTGCAGACAAGGGCCACTACAAGTTCTGTGAGCTACTCATCAACAG GGGGGCTCACATTGATGTTCGCAACAAGAAGGGGAACACACCTCTGTGGCTGGCGGCCAACGGCGGCCATTTTGACGTGGTTCAGCTGCTGGTGCAGGCTGGGGCCGACGTAGACGCTGCAGACAACCGCAAGATCACACCGCTCATGGCTGCCTTCCGTAAG GGTCATGTAAAGGTGGTTCAGTACCTGGTAAAGGAGGTCAACCAGTTCCCCTCAGACATTGAGTGTATGAGATACATCGCCACCATCGCTGACAAG gagTTGTTGAAGAAGTGCCATCAGTGCATGGAGACCATCGTCAAAGCCAAAGACCAGCAGGCTGCTGAAGCCAACAAGAACGCCAGCATTCTCCTCAAGGAGCTCGACCTGGAGAAGTCCAGAGAGGAGAGCAAGAAGCAGGCCCTGGCCGCCAAGAGAGAGAAACGCAAGGAGAAAcgcaagaagaagaaggaggagcagaagaaaaagcaggaggaggaggaagaggaggaggaggagcaggagcagaAGACAAacaaggaggagggggaggaggactaTGAGATGCAGAAGCAGGATGACTCCGCTGAGG aaGTGGACCCCCCCATCGACCCCCCCAGTGCGACCACTACCACCACAATCGGTATTCCCGCCACCTCGCCCTCTTTCAGCTCTGTGTTCGGCAAGAGGGCCAGTGTTGCCACGACGACCAGCACCAACCGCAAGAGCAAGAAGAACAAGACCAAGGACTCCTCCCCCAGCGAACCAATCATACGGCAGGACCCACAG caggtggtgctgGCACAGCACAAGGCAAACAAGATCCATGGCGACCTGCGGGGCGGGGCTGGGGGTGCAGGGGGCACCAGCGACTCAGACCCCCTGGACAGCACCGACTGTGCCAgtgagagtagcagcagtgggggCAAGAGCCAGGAGCTCAACTTCCTCCctgacctctcctcttcctcctcttcctcttcatcctcttcGTCCTCGGGCCCCTCTCACAGCCTGCAACCAGGCCCAGAGAAGAGACACTGTCATACGCTACACCCAGTCACCGTCTCCATTTCCAAACCTACACAGAA agcTGCAGACATGAGTGAGTTGACCCCCAGCAGCTCTGTACCGTCCCAGTTTAAGACCATGTCTCTCCCCGTCACATCCTCCAACAGCAAGAGCCTCACCAGCCCCAAgaggggacagaagagagaggagggttggaaGGAGGTGGTGAGACG GTCCAAGAAGCTGTCGGTCCCGGCCTCGGTGGTGTCGAGGATCATGGGTCGAGGAGGCTGCAACATCACAGCTATACAGGACGTGACGGGAGCACACATCGACGTGGACAAACAGAAAGACAAGAACGGAGAGAGAATGATCACCATCAG AGGTGGCACAGAGTCAACACGCCACGCAGTCCAGCTGATCAACTCTCTGATCCAGGACCCAGCCAAGGAACTAGAGGACCTGATCCCCAGGAACCACATCAGGGCCCCGGGCTCCAAGACCACCTCAGCCCCATTCCCCACCCCCACTGGAGCTAACCTTAACCTCACCATCGGTgccaaggccctgggctccctggTCACGTCCTCTGGGGTCTCCTTCCAGTCCTCTTCCTCTCAGACAGGGGGTAAGATGGGTAAGGGTCTGTCTGGGGTGAGGCAGCCCttccctgtgtctctccccctGGCCTACGCCCATCCCCAGCTGGCCCTCCTGGCAGCCCAGACCATGCATCAGATCAGGCTCCCCAGGCTGCCCATGGCCCAGTTTGGTGGGACCTTCTCCCCTGCCGCCAGCACCTGGGGCCCGTTCCCGGTGCGGCCTCTGAGTCCCAGTAGCGCCAACAGCTCCCCCAAACACaacggtggtagtagtggtaacaaCCAGACCAGATCCAACTTGTCTAGTCATAATGAGCACAATAACACATCATCCACgggctcctctgtctccagtcctAGTGCCTCTAACAGTCAGACCACTACGACTACAGGGTCACCCCACACCCCTAACCACCCTCATGGGGCCCAGGCCCAACCCAGTGCCCCCACCCCTTCCTCAGTCAGGAAACAGCTGTTCACCtctgaccccaagcacacagggATCAACTCTGTCTCCATGGTTACTGCCACCACTGTCAGTAGTCACTCAGTAAGAGGTACAGTGTCTCCCGCCCACCAACACACGGGCTTAATGGCTACGTATGCCCCTAACACTCCTCATCCCCAGGTTGCACCCATCTCTCAGCCCCCCAAGTCACCTCCCAGCGCCCCCACTGCTCCCCCAGGCAAGGAGAAGctgaccccctccctctctcaggaggGCCAGCACGTCTCAGTCAACAATGTGGTTAGTTCAGGTGGTTTCACCGCCCCAGCCATGGCTGCCCCCTCCAAACCTGAGCCCcgccagcagcagcaacaaccccctcctcccctaacctccaccacctcatcagacccccctccacctctccagtCCAGCTCCcacctccccccatcctcctccgcCCCCTCACACAAACACCCCAACAGCACCGTACCCCACTTCTCGGCTCCCGCTCCCCGCATCTCACACCGCATGCAGCCCCCGACAGGGCCCTACTACCAACACCCcaaccagcagcagcaacaaccgTTCCTACCCCACAACACACAGCAACAACATGAGCACCCCAAACAGAAGCTGCCCCAGCCCCCCTCCATGCCCCCTCAGCCCCAGTCCTCCATGGGTCTGATGAACGGCTCTCCAATGCAGCAGCAGGTCCATGGTGGGGCCAAGCCCCAGCAGATGCCCCCTAACTTCGGCCCTGCAGCCCTCTTCAACCATTTCAGCAGCATGTTCGACAACAACAACCAG GTGGGTAACAACCAGGTATGGGGTGCGTGCCACCTCCCTGCCCGCTCCCCTCCTGAGCAGCAGTATTCTGCCCCTCCCGCCTACATGGGCCAGATGGAAGGCATGATGGCCCCTCCTCCAGACAGCTCCAAGGCCCCTGGGTACCGCTCTGCCTCACAGAGGATGGTCAACAGTCCTATTG CTTTGACCAGCTATGCTACCAGTATGTCTGGTAGTCCAGTCTATCTACACGGGCCAGCAGCTGTGGGCACCCCCTCCTTCAGCAGACAGCACTTCTCCCCTCACCCCTGGAGCGCTGCCACATCAG GCGAGTCCCAGGCGGTGCCCCCTCCCTCCACGGTGCCATCGTCTGGCCCCGTGGCCCCCCCTCCCCACCAGGCCAAGCAGGGCAGCAGCCAGCAGGACAGGAAGGTGCCTCCTCCCATCGGGACAGAGAGGCTGGCGAGGATCAGACAGACCACCGTCAACCCTCCTCTCCTACAGACCTCCTACACCGCTCCTGTAGGACAGGGAGGCATCTGGTCCTTCGGAGTTGGCAGCGCCTCGG AAGCCATGTCAGGTTGGTCTCAGCCCCTGATGGGCAGTCACGTGATCCACCCTGGGCTGCAGGCGGACCACACCTTTTCCCAGTACCAGCCCATGGAGCAGGACGACACCGGCATCTCTAACCCCGCTAACTACCACCAGCAACACATCAACCACCCCAACAACTACATGGACTTccccaag GGTATGGCCATGTCGATGTATGGAGGGACCATGCTGCCCCCCAACCCCCCTATGGGAGAGGGTCCAGGGGGTGCGATGTTCAACGGACTACACGCTGCCGACCCTGCATGGAGCCCCATCATCAAGGTGGTCCCCAACAACGCAGACAACACAGACCCACAGCAG GTGTGGCCTGGGACCTGGCCTCCTCATGTACACCTGAACCACGTCAACTAG